One Curtobacterium herbarum genomic window carries:
- the rpsF gene encoding 30S ribosomal protein S6, translating into MHQYELMAILDPEIDERTVAPSLDKFLAVIRNDGGTVDNVDVWGRRRLAYEIAKKNEGIYAVVNFTSSADSAKELDRQLGLSEAVLRTKVLRAEEGMAQVAAQKQRDEARAARKAANASASAATTASAE; encoded by the coding sequence ATGCACCAGTACGAACTGATGGCGATCCTCGACCCCGAGATCGATGAGCGCACCGTCGCTCCCAGCCTGGACAAGTTCCTCGCGGTCATCCGCAACGACGGTGGCACCGTCGACAACGTGGACGTCTGGGGCCGTCGCCGGCTCGCGTACGAGATCGCGAAGAAGAACGAGGGCATCTACGCCGTCGTGAACTTCACGTCGTCCGCCGACTCCGCCAAGGAGCTGGACCGCCAGCTCGGTCTCTCCGAGGCCGTCCTGCGCACCAAGGTCCTCCGCGCCGAAGAGGGCATGGCCCAGGTCGCCGCGCAGAAGCAGCGCGACGAAGCCCGTGCCGCCCGCAAGGCAGCCAACGCGTCGGCCTCGGCCGCCACGACCGCGAGCGCCGAGTAG
- a CDS encoding CCA tRNA nucleotidyltransferase has translation MQSVAQAVERLDALAATDTVDVLARAFAAAGHELALVGGPVRDAFLGRPVTDLDFTTDARPDAVLAIVEPLASTTWDVGRQFGTIAAMVRGEQVEITTYRSDVYDGETRKPEVTFGDTIEDDLLRRDFTVNAMALRLPQRELVDVHGGVEDLLARRLATPQAARVSFRDDPLRMMRAARFTSQLGFTVSDDVRQALTDLADSIGNISAERVRDELVKLLDTGDPIAGIRLLVDSGIAELILPELPAMKLEIDEHHHHKDVYEHSLTVLTQAIGYEAERHPGEPPDTVLRLAALLHDIGKPATRKLEPGGAVSFHHHDLVGSKLAKKRLRALRFDNDTIASVSRLIELHLRFFGYTEGAWTDAAVRRYVRDAGDQLERLHELTRSDVTTRNRRKADRLGFAYDDLEARIAVLAEQEELDSMRPDLSGDDIMRILDIPPGRAVGEAYRFLLEARMDEGPLGPEDAEARLRTWWASRDVG, from the coding sequence ATGCAGTCCGTAGCCCAGGCCGTCGAGCGACTCGACGCACTCGCCGCCACCGACACCGTCGACGTCCTCGCCCGGGCGTTCGCCGCTGCCGGTCACGAGCTCGCGCTCGTCGGCGGGCCCGTCCGCGACGCCTTCCTCGGTCGCCCGGTGACCGACCTCGACTTCACGACGGACGCCCGGCCCGACGCCGTCCTGGCGATCGTCGAGCCCCTCGCGAGCACCACCTGGGACGTGGGCCGCCAGTTCGGCACCATCGCCGCGATGGTCCGCGGTGAGCAGGTCGAGATCACCACGTACCGCAGTGACGTCTACGACGGCGAGACCCGCAAGCCCGAGGTCACGTTCGGCGACACCATCGAGGACGACCTGCTCCGCCGGGACTTCACCGTCAACGCGATGGCGCTCCGACTCCCCCAGCGCGAACTCGTCGACGTGCACGGCGGCGTCGAGGACCTGCTCGCCCGGCGACTGGCGACCCCGCAGGCGGCCCGGGTGTCGTTCCGCGACGACCCGCTCCGGATGATGCGTGCGGCACGGTTCACGTCCCAGCTCGGCTTCACCGTGTCCGACGACGTCCGCCAGGCCCTGACGGACCTGGCCGACTCGATCGGGAACATCTCAGCCGAGCGCGTACGGGACGAGCTCGTGAAGCTGCTCGACACCGGCGACCCCATCGCGGGCATCCGGCTGCTGGTCGACTCCGGCATCGCCGAGCTGATCCTGCCCGAGCTCCCCGCGATGAAGCTCGAGATCGACGAGCACCACCACCACAAGGACGTGTACGAGCACTCGCTCACCGTCCTGACCCAGGCCATCGGGTACGAGGCCGAACGCCACCCCGGCGAGCCCCCCGACACCGTCCTGCGTCTGGCCGCACTGCTGCACGACATCGGCAAGCCGGCGACCCGGAAGCTCGAGCCGGGCGGGGCCGTGAGCTTCCACCACCACGACCTGGTCGGCTCGAAGCTCGCGAAGAAGCGGCTGCGCGCGCTGCGCTTCGACAACGACACGATCGCCTCGGTCTCGCGGCTGATCGAGCTGCACCTGCGCTTCTTCGGCTACACCGAGGGCGCCTGGACCGACGCGGCCGTCCGCCGCTACGTCCGCGACGCCGGCGACCAGCTCGAGCGGCTGCACGAGCTCACCCGCTCCGACGTCACCACCCGGAACCGTCGGAAGGCGGACCGGCTCGGGTTCGCGTACGACGACCTGGAGGCCCGGATCGCCGTCCTCGCGGAGCAGGAGGAACTCGACTCCATGCGTCCCGACCTCTCCGGGGACGACATCATGCGGATCCTCGACATCCCGCCGGGGCGCGCGGTGGGCGAGGCGTACCGCTTCCTGCTCGAGGCGCGGATGGACGAGGGGCCGCTCGGCCCCGAGGACGCCGAGGCGCGCCTCCGCACGTGGTGGGCGTCCCGCGACGTGGGCTGA
- a CDS encoding DUF6049 family protein yields MQILRTVLAAAASTLVAAGLVIAPAAVDVADAATTSTPAPSAAAQSGTTSVQVTPSGRGVLDLGDDLSLSVTVTNGTDTALPAGRADLDIIRPVVGTRDILTDWINDTSPDGYPGERMDQVAIPEVPAHRSVTVDSISVPFADVRLGTLNPFGARRIAASYTAGSTLAVGRSVFTWNPGPDPAPVDVAVAMPVTVPATEDGLLSAKTLAADTALDGTLTQQLDAAQGHSVALAVDPRIIASIRILGDDAPSSATAWLERLEGLRNEKFPLSYADADVTGLRQAGLSGIAAPISFDQAIAAAVDADRFPGATPSPTASAAPSDQTTDPTQDPAGQGEAAQGTAGSAESGSAEPGSADSGGATQAPGDAATEPTDTATTDATDGNGNGTEPGNGSADGSDPATIPTSASL; encoded by the coding sequence ATGCAGATTCTCCGTACCGTGCTCGCTGCCGCCGCGTCCACCCTGGTCGCCGCCGGTCTGGTCATCGCGCCCGCCGCGGTGGACGTCGCCGACGCCGCCACCACCTCGACGCCCGCGCCGTCGGCCGCCGCCCAGTCCGGCACCACGTCGGTGCAGGTGACACCGTCCGGACGCGGGGTGCTGGACCTCGGCGACGACCTCTCGCTGTCCGTCACGGTGACGAACGGCACCGACACCGCGCTGCCCGCGGGCCGGGCGGACCTGGACATCATCCGACCCGTCGTGGGCACGCGGGACATCCTCACCGACTGGATCAACGACACCTCCCCGGACGGTTACCCCGGCGAGCGCATGGACCAGGTGGCCATCCCGGAGGTCCCGGCGCACCGATCAGTCACGGTCGACTCGATCTCGGTGCCGTTCGCGGACGTCCGCCTCGGCACGCTCAACCCCTTCGGCGCACGACGCATCGCGGCCTCGTACACCGCCGGCTCGACCCTCGCCGTCGGTCGTTCCGTCTTCACGTGGAACCCCGGGCCCGACCCCGCGCCGGTCGACGTCGCGGTCGCCATGCCGGTGACCGTCCCGGCGACCGAGGACGGCCTGCTCAGCGCGAAGACGCTCGCCGCCGACACCGCGCTCGACGGCACCCTCACGCAGCAGCTCGACGCCGCGCAGGGCCACAGCGTCGCCCTCGCCGTCGACCCCCGCATCATCGCGTCGATCCGGATCCTCGGCGACGACGCACCGAGCTCGGCGACCGCGTGGCTGGAGCGGCTGGAGGGCCTCCGGAACGAGAAGTTCCCGCTGTCCTACGCCGACGCCGACGTGACCGGGCTGCGTCAGGCCGGGCTGTCGGGCATCGCCGCGCCGATCTCCTTCGACCAGGCCATCGCCGCCGCCGTGGACGCCGACCGGTTCCCCGGGGCGACCCCGAGCCCGACCGCCAGCGCGGCGCCGTCCGACCAGACGACCGACCCGACGCAGGACCCCGCCGGCCAGGGTGAGGCGGCCCAGGGCACCGCCGGCAGCGCGGAATCCGGCAGCGCGGAACCAGGCAGCGCGGACTCCGGCGGCGCGACGCAGGCTCCGGGCGACGCGGCCACCGAGCCGACCGACACCGCCACCACGGACGCGACGGACGGGAACGGGAACGGCACCGAACCGGGCAACGGCAGCGCCGACGGGTCCGACCCCGCCACCATTCCCACCTCGGCCTCGCTGG